TGAGCCGATTTCCCCAGGCATCTTTTATGCCACACAGGCAAACATCAACATCTTTGGTTTGATCTACACTGGAACAATCAGGTGCAGGTGTATAATCTGGATATTTATTGGTATAAGCAATTCGCCTGAACAAACAATCCTTGGCCTGATTCAATGCCGAACGCGTTGCTGCAATTTTGCGGGCCTGCATCAAGGAGGTCCAAGACAAAACACCACCACCAATAAGCAGACCAACTATAACCAAAACCAAGGCTAATTCCACAAGAGTGAAACCATTTTTTACGGTTCTATTTAGCCTGGATACTATCAACATAACAAGCCTGTAATATTATCGCTTATTTCTTTTCCGTAAGACAAACAAAAAAGCGGATGCTTATAATTTGCATCCGCTTTTTATAATTAGATATTTTTTACTCATCGTTCAAAGTATAAGAGAGCTAAAGAAAGCTCTTTGGTATCATTGGCTACGTACATCGATCTAACTACTACGCCAATGCTTAGTCCATAGACAATTTTTAAAACCCAGGGTCCTACTCAGTTCTGCAAGCGGGACTAAGCTTATAGCGACCCTACCACTTCTAAAACCGAATAAAGGTGTTACCTATCGAACCACTTGCTGGGACGTAGTCCTCACTGGCCACTACAGAACCGGTATTATAAACACCATCGTCTAGTTTGGTGTCGATTTCCAAAGCCACATCCCAGGGCAAATTGTCTAGGCGAAACCAATGGTCTGTAATGCCGCCAGCAGGAGTCTGCCAATACAATAAAATGAGATCGCCAAAAGCATGCTTAGGGTAGCTATCGGTACCATCTCCATCGTAGCTTCCTGAAATCATACCCGCTTTTTGCAGGTCTTCGAAAAGCATATCGCTTTCACCAAATTCTATCTGACCGTCACCATCGCCATCATGTGTATCGCCATCAGGAAAATTTGCCGAATTTTCATCCCCTGGATACATACCATAGCGGTCATAAAATGTTAAGGTCGCAGCGCGAATAGAATCTACCGCCTTCATTACATTTTTGACCTTTGCTTCCTGAATGAGTGAACGGCCCTTGAGTACTCCTGCTATAAGCAAACCAACAATAACCAAAACAATGGCCAGTTCCACTAAAGTAAAACCTTCTTCTCTTTTAACTTCTTTTAACATAGAATTTCCTCCTCCTACAAATTAAAATTTAGTTCAATAAATTTATTCATAATGACATACAAAAAAAACTTTAGCAAGCTTGTTGCCAAATAAAACTTAAGCCTGACGAAAATTACCCTCCCCGCATACACCAAGAAAAATATTTATTGTGTTCTCCCCGAAATGACAACTGCCAATAAAGTATTTTTTTTCAGCAAATTAGCCTATATACCGCCCTTTAACTTTCCGGCCTTTCTATTAGACTCACTAAACTCTCTCAACACGACCTTGTTTTTTGTTGTTTAAGACCTCGTTGGTAACATTTTATCCATAACACATGAGACGATAGGATGACACTTAATTCTCGATACTCTCCTCAAGCAACCTATAAAATATCTTAATGCCCGACGTTTAACCTTTCGGTTTCGTGTCTTTTTGTTTAACGTTCTTCGAATATTCTTTCCAGGCGCAACACACGCCTGTCTGTTGGATAGTTCTGAATCAATTTTGTATACTCCTGCTTGGCCAGCATAAACTTTCGCTGACCTAGTAAAGAATAGATCAAGTTAACACGACAGACTATATCCCCACGATTTCTTATCAGGGCCTGACGAAAAAATTGTTCTGCCTCCTGAAACTTTTTTTTCTTTAAAGCCAGGACACCTTGCCATTTAAGTGTCAAAAAATTGTCAGGACCCAAAAGCTGATTTACCTGAGCCAGTAACCGGTTGAACTCTTCTTCATCTCCTTTGTTCAAGGCCGATGCAAGCCGTGCATTGAGACTCAAGACTCTTTTATTGCGCTTAGCCTGAGCGAAAAAATGTTTTTCCAGGGCCAAAGTGGGTTTTTTAAATTCTTTAGGCAATACCTCTTCTTTTTTTGAGACCTTCTTTTTCAACTTATCCACAGAGGCAAGGGCGAAAATACTGCCCTTATCACCTCCATTTTCTTCAACTCGAGATGTTGCGTTCTGACTTTGCGCCTTTACTGGCTCTGCCTTTTTGACCTTTGCCGTGGTCTTGCGTACCAAAGGCTTTTTTACCTCGGAAACTTGTTGAATCTCTCCTGCAGTCCAAAAAAAACCAACAAACAAAATAAAGCTGATTGCGAGAAGAAAAAAAAGTAGACGTGAGACAACCTCCCTGGGCTTGGGCATAGCGCCCACTGGCACCACCTTAGGTTGTCCTTGGACTTTCTGACGGCGAAGTTGTTGAAGGCTGCGGTAGATGAGACTCACGTCAAATAATTCTAATCGTCATTATAATAACTAACTCACGGACCTGTTCAGTATAATTCTTACCTTTAAATAACCATCCCAGAACAGGAATACGCCCTAACCCGGGGACTTCTTGATCTGTTTTACCAGTTGTCTTATCAATAAGCCCCCCCAGAATAATGGTGTCATTATTATGTACCTTTACGTTAGTACTTACATTTTTTATCTCAATCTTGGGCAAAGTGATTTTGCTTCCATCACCTGTTACATCGCGCAAAGTTAAACTATCAGGGTCAACCTGACTCTTGATAGGAAAAATTTGCAGGTCTGCTTCATTTTCATTATTTATAAAAGGAACAACTCCAAGCAATATCCCATCAAATACAGAGGCTACATCCACAGTATAAGTAACCTGACCATCTTCTTCCTGCCTGGTGACACTGCGCACATAGTTCTCAGATGTACCTGAAGTAAACAAAGCTGGCTGACCATGACGGGCGCGAACATGCGGGTTGGAAACAACCTTAACATTACCAAAAGTTTGCAAAGCCTCTATGGTAGTACGCATCGTTGAGGTGCGGTCATGGCTACCAATGGCACTATCGGGTTTAGTAACCACGGTTAGTGGGATCGTGCCCGCGCCTGCCCCGGTCCACCCAACGTTTACAGAGTAAGCAGTTCCACTAATCAGCCTCTCGGCCACATAGTTCCAGTCAATACCAAAGCGAAAGTCATCTTTTAAACTAACTTCCAGAATCTGAGCGTCAATAATTATCTGTTTTTTCATTTTTTTCTTCAACTGGCGCAAAAAACGACTCACAGCATTCATCTTTTGCGGGCTGGCGCGCACAACCAAAGTACCGGCCAAAGGGTCAAGCGTAAAATACTGGTCACCAGAGCTTGCGCCTGCAGTCGAAGAACCGGCAGAACCACCACCTGCAAGGATGCTGGCTATTGAGGTCTGAACAAAACTGTACAAAGAACCATCTGCAATCCCCTTACCTAAAGAGGCCGTTACCTGAAACTTGCCTGCCATATTGGCACTACCTTCACCCAAGGCCGAACCGAATACATCCCCACCATTATCTATCTCAACAGCAGTCTGAACATTTAAAAAACCAAGGTCAAAAGCCCTCTCTTCAAATCTCTTTACAAAAAGCACGTTGTCCTTGATCTCCCACGCCAGATCATAAGCCTGCAAAAGTTTCTCCACCACAACTGAAGAGGGTGTATCCTCAAAAGAAAGCGTGACCTTGTTCTCCAAGCTAATCCCGGGCTCGATAACCAGGTTTAAGCCAGCATTGCGGGCAATCACATATAACACATCATGCAATGGTTCATCTTTTACTGAAATAGAAACAGGGGTCTCCTCCAAAGGATTAAACCCCGGTATCTCCGGCTCAATAGGCACCTTTAAACGTGGAGTTGTCTTTTCTAGGTCGCCTTCCTTTTCTCTAACCCTGGCTAACGATTCTTGTTCAGCCTGGAGGGCCTTATATAGAGCATCATATCCAAGCTTGGGTTTAAGTCTGTCTTTTGGCGGGGCACAAGACAAACAAATACCCAAAGTCACAACTATCAAAAAAATAGTAAGGATTTTTCTTTTTATCATCTTCTTTTTTCAATTTATTGGTTTATTTTAGATTCCTAAGTTGTACGATTTTTAATTTAATTTTACATTAACCACATCGGAATAAAAGCAGATGTTGAGCAAGCGATTTTCACCCAAAGGATGAGATTGCCGCTGGCAGCTTCGCTGCCCTCGCAATGACAATATGCTCGCCCCTGTCATTGCGAGCGGAACAAAGTGGAGCGAAGCAATCTCAAGCCTGACAATCTCAATTCTTCTCGCAATGACAATGTAAAACTCTATATTAGCAACCTATTCAACAATTTATTATCGAACATTGGCTGCAAAAATAAGTTTTTTTCAGGCGCTTATTTTCATATCAAGCTTAATAAGATAGCTATCACAAATCACTTTTTCTGCAACTGTTTTAAAAGTTTTAATGCCTGCTCAGGCGATAAAAGTTGTTCTTTTGTTTGATTTGCATTCAATGTAGTTAGGGGTTCATCAGTTTGCATCTGGTTTGTAACAGGGTGAGATGTCGTGGATGATCGAGTGACAACATTCTGCGATTGTGCCGGTACAACTTTTTTTAACTCTACTTTTAATGGCGGTATCCATGGCACAATATACGTCTGCTTTCTTATATCTTGCAAATGAACACCATCCTGGTCAATAAGAGCAACCTTTCTTCCATCAGGCAATATGTCGCCAATTGTATAAAACTCACCATTTATAACAGCAAATTTTTTACTCTCTCCCAGAAAAATCAATTGCACCTCAAGGGGGCCAAGCCGTTCTAATGGGTCCACAATGAGCTCAGATAATAGCCGAGGAAAACTCTCCTCCAACCGCAAATTAATCAACTCAGCAGCCTGATAAATCAAATTCTGGTCGCTCTCAGGGGGCAATATGTCCACATGCTGCTCTACTTTTAGCTTCACTGGTAGAACTGAAACATTGGTTATCTTTTGAATAGACCAAAACAAAACTAAACCGGAAATTAAAATAACCAGCAAAAGACGAATGATACTTTGAATACGTAAGGGATGCATATTTTATTACTATGTGCTTAACTTGTACAATTGATTTGATATTTAACCTTTGAGACTGTAGAGCGCTAACGCGCCTCGCAATGACAAAGTAAGATTTCAAACGATTGACGTAACTTTGTAAAAATCACAAGCTGTGTAATAAGGTTAACGCAAAAAAGTTATTCTCCAGGCTTAAGTCAATATCTTTACGTAATATCTTATATCCAGCTTCCTCAAGCATAGCTAAATACTTGGTAAAAACAGACTGAGCTTGAATCAGGTCAGCATCTATTGTCCCTTCCAAGCGCACCTGAACGCCATCTTTAATATATTTTATTTCTAAAGCTTCAATTCGACATACTCGAGGCTTTAACTTAGCAAGGCCATTCCATATTTCTATTAATTTAGGAGACAGGGTAGCATCTTTGATATTTTGGGCCAATTCTCTTAACCTGCTTAAATCCTCTTTACTGTATCTTTGCAGCTTCTGCAAAGGCTCTTGCAATTCTTTGATATCCTTAACAAGCTCTTGAGCCTGCTGCTCTAGCTGAGAAATTTCCAGCTCCACTTGTTTATTTGTCTTGTCGAATAAAATTGCACTAGCACCAAAAGACAGGCTCAACCCCAGCATAGCGGCCCAAACCCATTTTTCAATCTTTTCCAAACCAAGGGCCCATATCTCATTTTTAGGCCCAAAACAGGCTTTTTTAGAAACATGACGCACCGCGCCGGGCAAACTAGACCAAACCTTACGCCCGTCTAGCTCAAGAATATAAAGTGGCCACCTATAAAAAGAAACTCCCTGGGGCAGGATCTGCGGCCAGACAGGATTATCAGCCAAACCCTCAAGCCACTCGATCTGTTCAATATCTTCTCCTCCAGACTGTGTTAACAGATCCTGCACACAGGCAAAAATTCCCTCTTGCAAAGCGTGTTCATCATCTCCAGCCAATGCATAACGCCTGGCCCAAAAAACTCGTCCTCTACGTCCAGCAAGAAGCAAAATGGCTTCCGGAATATGCAGAGCCAGAGCCACCGCCTTTTTTCTTTTCAAACCTAAAAAAAGACCATAGAGTAGCCCCAAGGTATCGAAAAGCAGATATCCCTGCCTCGTTTTTGTCGCCTTATCCAGGAGATTATAATGTTTCTCGCGGGGTAAAAGTTGATATAGAAATTCTGTTCGTGACTTGGAAATTTTTCGCCTGGTCACAAAATGAAGTTCATATTCATCAGTAAGTTCACCCTGTTCCTGCAATTTTTTTCTAGCCAGGATATGGGCATATTTAGGCTGACCATCAATGGTCAAAATTCCCATCTCAGGTGCCAAATAATAATCCACAAAATAAAGCAGATGCTTATTGTATTTATCAATATCAACATCTTGAGCTACAACATTGCCAGAAAACAGATACAATCCGCTTTCCAAATCGAGAACAAAATCAGGATAAGAAGTATGTTCAGCGATGTTCCACCCCTGAGTCAGTAGGATATCATCTTGAAGCTGCTTACTTTCTTCAAACTGACTCCGTTCCCAACCAGGGCCGGTTTCAGTCCAGGCTGACCAAGGTTGCGGAGACTGAGCAGGAGAAGATCCTTCGTCCGGACTTGAACCAAGAGGTAACGTCTCAACTGTTTCAGTTACTGTTGATGCTGTTTCTTTATCATCCTCTTTAATCTCTTGCCCGTTTTCCTGCCCCTCTCCTGGCTCTAGAGCTGGCTTTGAATTTTTCTTGTCAGGTTCTTGACTCTCCGGAAAAAAAAATTCAACTGCCGGCTCTTCTAGATCCGGCAGTTGCTCTGGAATATCATCATCCAGACTAACTTCAGGGATAGAACCCTTGTCCTCACTATAGGCAGAGGAATTAGCCCTTTTATCTGTCGACTCTGAAAACAGCTCTTCCTGCTGCTCCAATTCAGAAACTTTTTTTTGGGGCTTTTTTGTGTTATCAGACATTACTTTATATTTCGTAACTTATGTTGAGTTTCCCATCTATCCAACCGAGCTCACTGCAAAAATTTACTTTCTGCAGACACACCCTTCTCGTGTATTTCGTGGTTAAGTTGAGCGATTTTTAATTTAGTTTACTTAAACATATTGGAATAAAAATAGATTTTAAGCCAGCGATTTTCACCCAATGGGTGAGATTGCCACGGGCAGCTTCGCTGCCTCGCAATGACATAACGATCATCCTGTCATTGCGAGGAGCGAGCGTGAGCGAAACGACGAAGCAATCTCTAGCTTTAAACAGCAAAAAAATCGCTTAACTTAGGGTCGTGGTTGAAATGTGGCAATCATTGAAACATCCTTTTTCTCATCAAAAATTGCCCCTTTAATTTAATTTGATACATATCTTTCTCAGAATCAGTAACTTGTGCACGCAAATGCTGATCATTTGCTTTTTGTTTTGAAGCTGCAATTTTTATGAGCACAAAGAGTTCTGGTTTGAACCAATAGTCTTGCGGATAAGGACGGCCGCGTGAAACCAAATACACGAGTCCCTCCACTTGGGCCCAAGAAAGCTTCTGGTCAATATCTAATGGGTAAAGCAACCAATTATCCGCATCTAACCCTGCGGCATGAACTCGACTTAATATCTGCTTCCATCGCCTGACCTTTTGCGGGTTTGATTGAATTCTATGTAATTCAGTCTGCAACTTGCTGAGCTCACGCTCAACTTGTGCTCTTTTCTGCAAATTAGCCTTAAACCGACTATAAGTTTGAGCAAAAAAAATGCTCGCTCCTGCCAATGCCAAAGTAAGCACAATGCCAGTCGCCCAACTGATTATCTGACGTGTTTCAACTTTCATCTTTCTATTTCAGCCTCTTAGGACTTATATAAGCCCTAACTAATACCACTAATCAAGTCATAGATAGGCAGGAGCAGGCCGGCAATGATCATAGCAAACAAAATACCTACAAAAACTAACAGGGCCGGTTCCAGGGTCTTTCCCAAAACCTCTACAAGGGCATCTAATTTCTGCCGATAGACTCTCGCAATATATTCTGTTTGCTCCTCAATACGTCCAGTTTGCTCCCCAACCGTAATCATCCTCAGTGCAAAAGGATGCATGGCTTGAGTCTGACGCAATGCCTCGGATAAAGTTACTCCCCCTTTAATGGCGTCTTTTACCTGATTTAACCTTTTTTTATACACTTCATTACTAATGGAATCAATAATTATCTCTAAAGCACGCAAAACCCCAATTCCAGCACCAATAAGAATGCCCAAAAACTCACTCACTCTGGCCACCAAAGAAATTGTCAGGATATTGGACAAGAGAGGCAAATGCAATAGGACGTTATCGCTAAAATAGCGAAAATTATAAGACATGCGACGCACAATCATAACTCCAGCGGCTACAAAGGCCACAATAAAAACTGCCATGCCAAAATAATTCTGAAACAAATCAGAAATATAAATTAAAATACGTGTCGGCAAAGGCAGAGCAACCCCCATTTCTTTAAAAAGGGAAACCAGTTTGGGAACTACATACCAGAACCAGAATATAACTGCTCCTACTACCATCACGGAGAGAAACGCTGGGTACATCAATGCTCGTTTAGTCCCGCTAATAATTTCATGCAAATGCTGAATATGCTCGGAACATTTTTTGAGCATTTTATCCAAATTTCCTGTTTCCTCACCAATACGGATCATATGCAGAAGCACGGGAGAGAATATACGTCTATGTTTTTCAATTGCCTCGCCAAAAGTTTGACCACTCTCTATATCTGTACAAATGAGTCTTATGGTTAGTTTTAGAAAAGGATTTTCAGCGTCACCTTCCAATTCTTCCAAAGCAGATAAAATCGGGACTCCTGCCGAAAGAAGCATGGACAGGTTGTTGAAAAATTCGGCCAGCACAGGACGCTTAACATTGAGCAATCCACCTTTTATCGCGCGCATCAAAAAAGAAATAGTATCAGGTATTCGAGTGACCTCTAAAACAACACTACCGCGTCGTTCAAGATAGCGAAGAGCTGCACCAGGATCATCAAATGGCAATTCGACAAAACCGGTTTCTACTTCTCCTTGGGGTGTAAGCAGCTTGAATCTGAAGGTAGACATAATTTTTCAAATCATCCTTAAATTCGTAATCCATCAAAGATTATCGCCTGAATTTCCTTCACCATTACTTTATACCGCCTCACCCACTACTACCTAAATTGAACAATTTTTTCTAACTGCTTAAATTTATTGCTAACTGGTGACTGGATCCTTTTGCGAAACAAAAGTGCCTGCTCCCAGAAACAGAAAGGCTCGAACAACTAATTTAGCTGATGCAAAAACGCTCAATTTAGAAAATACATTTTCATGCACGGGGGGGGGACAAAATCTCTTGTCATTGACGTTTAGGAAAGTAAAAGTAAATTTTTCGCCAGCGATTTTCACCCAATAGATGAGATTCCACGGGCAGCGAAGCTGCCCTCGCAATGACAATTCGTTCACCCCCTGTCATTACGAGGAGCGAGCGTGAGCGAAGCGACGAAGCAATCTCAAAGTTTTTTAAGTTGCAAAAAAATCGCACAAAGTAGGAGCTAGTACCTCGTCGTGCCAAGAACCCTCTTTATCTCTTCTAAAGTTGTTAACCCTGCTTTGATCTTGGCCACACCAATATCAAACATACTTTTAAAGCCCTTTTGTTTAATTGTTTGAGCAAGCTCGTAAATGGGGACCCCCCTTTCCAAAAGAGAACGTAATTCACTATCCAAAAGTAAAATTTCATAAACTAATGTCCGGCCCAAATATCCGCTTTGAGCACACGAATCGCATCCTGCGCCGCGATATAGCTGATCGACATCTTCTTTCAGATAAGCTTTTTCCTCAGCCGATGGCACATAAGGCTGACGACAATGCTTACACACTGTGCGTACCAGCCTTTGACTAACCACACAGACCAAACTTTCAGCAATAGTTAAGTTGTCCACATTTAAATTCTGCAATCTGGCTATAGCACCAAGAGCTGTATTGGTATGTAATGTGGACAGGACCAAGTGACCGGTATTAGCAGCGGTCATGGCTGTCTTAGTTGTAAGTTCATCTCTCATCTCGCCAACCAGGATTACATCCGGGTCATGACGTAAGAAATAGCGCATGGCATTGGCAAAATCATAGCCTGCAGCCTCATTAACCTGGGTCTGTCTGGCCAAAGGCACGACATA
This region of Desulfovulcanus ferrireducens genomic DNA includes:
- a CDS encoding type II secretion system F family protein; the protein is MSTFRFKLLTPQGEVETGFVELPFDDPGAALRYLERRGSVVLEVTRIPDTISFLMRAIKGGLLNVKRPVLAEFFNNLSMLLSAGVPILSALEELEGDAENPFLKLTIRLICTDIESGQTFGEAIEKHRRIFSPVLLHMIRIGEETGNLDKMLKKCSEHIQHLHEIISGTKRALMYPAFLSVMVVGAVIFWFWYVVPKLVSLFKEMGVALPLPTRILIYISDLFQNYFGMAVFIVAFVAAGVMIVRRMSYNFRYFSDNVLLHLPLLSNILTISLVARVSEFLGILIGAGIGVLRALEIIIDSISNEVYKKRLNQVKDAIKGGVTLSEALRQTQAMHPFALRMITVGEQTGRIEEQTEYIARVYRQKLDALVEVLGKTLEPALLVFVGILFAMIIAGLLLPIYDLISGIS
- a CDS encoding type II secretion system protein; amino-acid sequence: MLKEVKREEGFTLVELAIVLVIVGLLIAGVLKGRSLIQEAKVKNVMKAVDSIRAATLTFYDRYGMYPGDENSANFPDGDTHDGDGDGQIEFGESDMLFEDLQKAGMISGSYDGDGTDSYPKHAFGDLILLYWQTPAGGITDHWFRLDNLPWDVALEIDTKLDDGVYNTGSVVASEDYVPASGSIGNTFIRF
- the mshL gene encoding pilus (MSHA type) biogenesis protein MshL, translated to MIKRKILTIFLIVVTLGICLSCAPPKDRLKPKLGYDALYKALQAEQESLARVREKEGDLEKTTPRLKVPIEPEIPGFNPLEETPVSISVKDEPLHDVLYVIARNAGLNLVIEPGISLENKVTLSFEDTPSSVVVEKLLQAYDLAWEIKDNVLFVKRFEERAFDLGFLNVQTAVEIDNGGDVFGSALGEGSANMAGKFQVTASLGKGIADGSLYSFVQTSIASILAGGGSAGSSTAGASSGDQYFTLDPLAGTLVVRASPQKMNAVSRFLRQLKKKMKKQIIIDAQILEVSLKDDFRFGIDWNYVAERLISGTAYSVNVGWTGAGAGTIPLTVVTKPDSAIGSHDRTSTMRTTIEALQTFGNVKVVSNPHVRARHGQPALFTSGTSENYVRSVTRQEEDGQVTYTVDVASVFDGILLGVVPFINNENEADLQIFPIKSQVDPDSLTLRDVTGDGSKITLPKIEIKNVSTNVKVHNNDTIILGGLIDKTTGKTDQEVPGLGRIPVLGWLFKGKNYTEQVRELVIIMTIRII